The proteins below are encoded in one region of Polynucleobacter sp. AP-Elch-400A-B2:
- a CDS encoding tripartite tricarboxylate transporter substrate binding protein, whose translation MKFKKTLFAGIAAVISASTLLGSNIASAQKDWPTKSIQMVVPFAAGGPTDTIARLIAVPMGQSLGQTVVVENVPGAGGTIASTKVARAAPDGYTIYIHHMGMATANALYDKLPYDPMTSFEYIGQVADVPMVLLGKKDLPANNFKELEAYIKANGSKVTMANAGPGAVSQLCGLLFQSRLGVKLTNIPYKGTGPALTDLLGGQVDLLCDQTTQTIPYIKDGRVKAFGTTTMKRLPAIANVPTLNEQGLKGFEVKVWHGVYAPKGTPQPVLDKINAALKKALNTPDVKKRLDDANIDIVPMDKVSAKGLKDHLEKEINVWGPVIRKANIPD comes from the coding sequence ATGAAATTCAAGAAAACCCTTTTCGCTGGAATTGCTGCTGTTATCAGCGCCAGTACTTTATTGGGTAGCAATATTGCATCTGCCCAAAAGGATTGGCCAACTAAATCAATTCAAATGGTTGTTCCATTTGCAGCTGGTGGTCCTACTGACACTATCGCACGCTTAATTGCGGTGCCAATGGGTCAGTCTCTAGGTCAGACCGTTGTAGTTGAGAACGTGCCAGGTGCTGGCGGCACAATTGCCTCCACTAAAGTAGCCCGTGCAGCTCCAGACGGCTACACCATCTATATTCATCACATGGGGATGGCTACAGCAAATGCGCTGTATGACAAACTCCCCTATGACCCAATGACTAGCTTTGAGTACATTGGCCAAGTTGCTGACGTGCCAATGGTTTTGCTCGGTAAAAAAGATTTACCAGCAAACAACTTTAAAGAACTTGAGGCTTACATCAAGGCTAACGGCTCAAAAGTGACGATGGCTAACGCTGGTCCTGGCGCTGTTTCACAACTATGCGGTCTCTTATTCCAAAGCCGTCTTGGTGTTAAGTTGACCAATATTCCCTACAAAGGAACTGGTCCTGCTTTGACTGACCTCTTGGGTGGTCAAGTTGACCTCTTGTGCGATCAGACAACACAAACTATTCCTTATATTAAGGACGGTCGTGTAAAAGCATTTGGCACAACCACGATGAAGCGTTTGCCTGCAATTGCCAATGTTCCCACTTTGAACGAACAGGGTCTCAAAGGCTTTGAAGTCAAAGTGTGGCACGGTGTGTATGCACCAAAAGGCACTCCACAGCCAGTTCTGGACAAAATCAATGCTGCACTCAAGAAAGCATTGAATACGCCAGACGTAAAGAAGCGTTTGGATGATGCCAACATTGATATCGTGCCAATGGATAAAGTATCCGCCAAAGGCCTCAAGGATCACCTTGAAAAAGAAATCAACGTCTGGGGTCCAGTGATTCGTAAAGCCAACATTCCAGATTAA
- a CDS encoding CoA ester lyase, producing the protein MNPLDTPIGFSSTFLFVPGMRPERFVKALDSGADGVIIDLEDAVAHEDKESARAAIRAAWPSFTAEQKKRLIIRSNSPGSHFYSADLILVQELDAACLLIPKSESLDQINGAAQILPNTAIIPMIETAIGLDRLNEIANSEQVLRLALGNIDLQADLGMICDAQETELQTARFQIVLASRLAQIAPPIDGVTPSTDNIERITDDAERAKRMGFGGKLCIHPKQVPLVKDSFMPTDAEVSWAHRVIEADKASKGGAVKLDGRMIDRPVVLLAQRTLAIAGKP; encoded by the coding sequence ATGAATCCACTTGATACCCCTATCGGCTTTAGTAGCACTTTCTTATTTGTTCCGGGGATGCGCCCGGAGCGCTTTGTTAAAGCACTTGATAGTGGTGCCGATGGCGTCATCATCGATTTAGAGGATGCAGTTGCCCACGAAGATAAAGAATCTGCTCGTGCAGCAATACGTGCGGCCTGGCCTTCATTCACTGCAGAACAAAAAAAGCGTCTGATCATTCGCTCAAATTCTCCTGGCAGTCATTTTTATTCGGCAGACCTCATCTTGGTCCAAGAGTTAGATGCCGCTTGCTTACTCATTCCAAAAAGTGAGTCTCTCGATCAAATCAATGGCGCAGCACAAATCCTTCCAAACACGGCCATCATTCCAATGATTGAGACTGCTATCGGTCTTGATCGCCTCAATGAAATCGCAAACTCTGAACAAGTCTTGCGCTTAGCCTTAGGCAATATTGATTTGCAAGCAGACTTAGGCATGATCTGTGACGCACAAGAAACTGAACTACAAACAGCGCGCTTTCAGATTGTCCTGGCATCACGCTTAGCCCAAATTGCCCCTCCAATAGATGGGGTTACCCCCTCTACAGACAATATTGAGCGCATCACCGACGATGCCGAGCGTGCCAAAAGAATGGGCTTTGGTGGCAAGCTGTGCATTCATCCAAAACAGGTTCCCCTAGTAAAGGATTCTTTTATGCCCACTGATGCAGAGGTTTCTTGGGCTCATAGGGTCATCGAGGCTGACAAGGCGTCTAAAGGAGGCGCAGTGAAATTAGATGGCCGCATGATTGACCGTCCAGTCGTTCTGCTAGCCCAAAGAACTCTGGCGATTGCTGGTAAACCCTAG
- a CDS encoding MmgE/PrpD family protein — protein MTTPHLSKALATFAAELKISDIPPEVIARTEDLLVDWFGSAIAGKGSRPVETMTQFAQNMGGFNTANPGSAEILISRKSSSPFLATLANAAASHVAEQDDVHNGSVFHPGTVVFPAALATAQTIGASGEDLLVAAIAGYEVGIRVGEFLGRSHYKTFHTTGTAGTLAAAAAVGHLLKLNPTQMLHAFGSAGTQSAGLWEFLRDAADSKQLHTAHAASTGLMSAYLAQSGFTGAEHILEGKQGLAAGMSSDADPSKLIDRLGSRWTIAETSFKYHASCRHTHPAADALLQVMLAHHLKPSDIAKVETLVHQGAIDVLGPVTDPATIHQSKFSMGTVLALIAHYQFAGLQEFDQHFHDQAICAFRDRVTMVLDPEVDGAYPQRWIGKVKVHLNSGEVLEGRVDEPKGDPGNTLSRPEITDKAMRLAAFSGGASPTEMSAAIERLWNIRKQSKIGLLIS, from the coding sequence ATGACTACTCCACACTTATCCAAAGCCTTAGCGACATTTGCTGCTGAATTAAAGATTAGCGACATTCCCCCAGAGGTGATTGCACGCACCGAAGATTTACTGGTGGATTGGTTTGGCTCTGCCATTGCTGGTAAAGGTTCACGCCCAGTAGAAACGATGACACAGTTTGCACAAAACATGGGTGGCTTTAATACCGCCAATCCTGGTTCCGCTGAAATTCTGATTAGCCGTAAAAGCTCGAGCCCTTTTTTGGCAACACTCGCTAATGCTGCAGCTTCACATGTAGCTGAGCAAGATGATGTTCACAATGGCTCTGTCTTTCATCCAGGCACCGTGGTATTTCCTGCAGCATTAGCAACGGCGCAAACGATTGGCGCCTCAGGCGAAGATCTTCTGGTAGCTGCTATTGCTGGCTATGAAGTCGGTATTCGGGTTGGAGAATTTCTAGGCCGCTCACACTACAAGACATTTCATACTACGGGTACTGCGGGTACCTTAGCTGCAGCCGCTGCAGTAGGTCATCTACTAAAACTGAACCCTACTCAAATGTTGCATGCCTTCGGTTCAGCTGGCACCCAATCCGCTGGCCTTTGGGAATTTCTGCGCGATGCCGCCGACTCTAAACAATTACATACTGCACACGCTGCCTCTACCGGTTTGATGTCGGCTTATCTGGCGCAATCAGGCTTTACTGGTGCCGAACACATTTTGGAAGGCAAACAAGGTTTAGCTGCTGGTATGTCAAGCGATGCAGATCCTAGCAAGTTGATTGATCGATTAGGTAGCCGCTGGACTATTGCTGAGACGAGCTTCAAATATCACGCATCATGCCGTCACACCCACCCTGCCGCAGATGCCTTGTTACAAGTCATGCTGGCACATCACCTCAAGCCTAGCGATATCGCCAAAGTAGAAACCTTGGTTCATCAAGGCGCTATCGATGTGCTTGGCCCGGTGACCGATCCCGCGACTATTCACCAGTCTAAGTTTTCTATGGGCACTGTATTAGCCTTGATTGCTCACTATCAATTTGCAGGTCTACAAGAATTTGATCAGCACTTTCATGATCAAGCCATTTGCGCATTCCGTGATCGCGTCACTATGGTGCTGGATCCCGAAGTGGATGGCGCCTACCCTCAGCGCTGGATTGGTAAAGTCAAAGTCCATTTAAATAGTGGTGAGGTTTTAGAAGGTCGCGTAGACGAACCCAAAGGCGATCCCGGCAATACTCTGAGTCGCCCTGAAATTACCGATAAGGCTATGCGTCTGGCTGCATTTAGTGGCGGCGCAAGCCCAACTGAGATGAGCGCCGCTATTGAGCGCTTGTGGAATATCCGTAAGCAGTCCAAGATAGGTCTATTGATCTCCTAA
- a CDS encoding MaoC family dehydratase N-terminal domain-containing protein produces the protein MELMRIEPQTITHLQEWLGKTETLQDTVTAAPVRALSATLDRPDPAPNDGTFLPELWHWLYFLPCALQSEIGADGHPKRGGFLPPVPLPRRMWAGSRIEWLAPLAVGDEIERTSKIESVTHKAGRTGDLIFVLVKHTISNQHGLALVEEHDIVYRDAPGPDDKPVAPTPAPTGATWSKTIAPDDVLLFRYSALTFNGHRIHYDRKYVTEVEGYPGLIVHGPLIATLLVDLVRQSIPACKLKSFEFRAIRPTFDINVFKVSAKPDLEKDPSGKTISIWAEDHEGWLTMQATAVLA, from the coding sequence ATGGAACTTATGCGAATTGAACCCCAAACCATCACTCACCTCCAAGAATGGCTCGGTAAAACTGAGACCCTTCAAGACACTGTTACCGCTGCACCTGTCAGAGCTCTGTCAGCAACACTCGATCGGCCTGATCCCGCTCCAAATGACGGAACTTTTCTGCCAGAGTTATGGCATTGGCTCTATTTTTTACCTTGCGCTCTCCAATCAGAAATCGGCGCTGATGGTCATCCCAAGCGTGGTGGCTTTTTACCCCCCGTCCCATTGCCGCGTCGCATGTGGGCCGGTAGTCGAATTGAATGGTTGGCGCCTCTGGCAGTTGGCGATGAAATCGAGCGCACCTCCAAAATTGAATCTGTTACACACAAAGCGGGTCGCACTGGCGATCTCATCTTTGTATTAGTCAAACACACCATCTCTAATCAACATGGCTTGGCTTTAGTTGAAGAGCATGACATTGTGTATCGCGATGCTCCCGGACCAGATGATAAGCCAGTGGCACCAACACCAGCTCCTACGGGAGCCACTTGGTCTAAAACAATCGCTCCTGATGATGTTTTGTTATTCCGTTACTCAGCACTGACATTTAATGGTCATCGCATTCATTACGATCGTAAATATGTTACTGAAGTAGAGGGCTATCCCGGCTTAATTGTTCACGGCCCTTTAATTGCGACTTTGTTGGTGGATCTTGTGCGTCAGAGTATTCCAGCTTGCAAGTTAAAGAGCTTTGAGTTCCGCGCCATTCGCCCGACTTTTGATATCAATGTATTTAAGGTGAGCGCTAAGCCTGATTTGGAGAAAGATCCTTCCGGAAAAACGATCTCCATTTGGGCCGAGGATCACGAAGGCTGGCTCACCATGCAAGCCACTGCAGTTTTAGCTTAG
- the chrA gene encoding chromate efflux transporter yields MSVPLREALKFWAKLGFISFGGPAGQIAVLHQELVEKRRWISERRFLHALNYCMLLPGPEAQQLVTYIGWLMHRTWGGVLAGTLFVLPSLFMLIGLSWIYLTFGQVPWIAAIFFGIKPAVTAIVLHAAVRIGKRTLHNQALRWIAIGSFLAIFVFNLAFPIIVIVAALIGAWGGKRYPEYFQQTATHDKSTATHAPAVIDDHTPTPDHAQFSKKKLALQSSVVLALWLIPFIALVLIFGWKTLYPQIAWFFTKAAFLTFGGAYAVLPYVYQGAVDQFHWLSAGQMMDGLALGETTPGPLIMVVAFVGYLAGHIQHLIGNGNPFWFGVLGACVATWFTFLPSFFLVLVGGPLIESTHGKLSFTAPLTAISAAVVGVIANLGLFFAYHVFFPHGLGGSISWISIVITLFAGLALFKYQKGVISVLIGSALAGLLSYLLTTLLI; encoded by the coding sequence TTGAGCGTTCCACTGCGCGAGGCCCTGAAGTTTTGGGCTAAGCTGGGCTTTATTAGTTTTGGTGGGCCCGCTGGACAGATAGCCGTCCTACATCAAGAGCTTGTTGAGAAGCGTCGCTGGATTTCTGAGCGGCGTTTTTTACATGCGCTCAACTATTGCATGTTGTTGCCTGGGCCTGAAGCGCAGCAGTTAGTCACTTATATCGGCTGGCTAATGCATCGCACTTGGGGTGGTGTTTTAGCGGGCACCCTCTTTGTTCTGCCTTCCCTCTTTATGTTGATCGGCCTATCTTGGATCTACCTCACCTTTGGGCAAGTGCCCTGGATTGCTGCCATCTTTTTTGGCATCAAACCAGCCGTCACCGCTATCGTCCTTCATGCAGCAGTTCGCATTGGTAAACGCACGCTTCACAATCAAGCACTACGTTGGATTGCAATCGGATCCTTTCTGGCGATCTTTGTTTTTAATTTGGCCTTCCCGATCATCGTTATCGTTGCTGCATTGATCGGCGCCTGGGGTGGCAAACGCTACCCAGAATATTTTCAGCAAACTGCCACTCACGATAAATCGACAGCGACTCACGCTCCCGCAGTAATTGATGATCACACCCCTACTCCAGACCATGCTCAGTTTTCCAAAAAGAAACTGGCACTACAGAGTTCAGTTGTTCTCGCGCTCTGGTTAATTCCATTTATTGCCTTAGTACTGATATTTGGCTGGAAAACGCTCTACCCACAAATTGCTTGGTTCTTTACTAAAGCCGCCTTCCTCACCTTTGGTGGTGCTTACGCAGTTCTGCCCTACGTCTACCAAGGTGCAGTAGATCAATTCCACTGGCTTAGCGCAGGTCAGATGATGGATGGTTTAGCGCTTGGAGAAACCACTCCCGGACCACTCATCATGGTGGTGGCTTTTGTTGGATATCTGGCTGGCCATATTCAACATCTGATTGGTAATGGAAATCCGTTTTGGTTTGGCGTGCTTGGGGCTTGTGTTGCCACCTGGTTTACTTTTTTACCTTCTTTTTTCCTGGTACTGGTCGGTGGTCCACTCATCGAATCCACCCATGGCAAGCTGAGTTTTACTGCGCCCCTGACTGCCATCTCTGCAGCAGTGGTTGGTGTCATCGCTAATCTAGGTCTGTTCTTTGCGTATCACGTCTTTTTTCCGCATGGCCTTGGTGGTTCAATCTCATGGATTTCGATTGTGATTACCTTGTTTGCAGGTTTAGCGCTCTTTAAGTATCAAAAAGGGGTTATCAGTGTGTTGATCGGTTCAGCCCTAGCTGGGCTTCTGAGTTATTTACTGACTACTTTATTGATCTAG
- the fabI gene encoding enoyl-ACP reductase FabI, whose amino-acid sequence MGFLSGKKILITGLLSNRSIAYGIAKACHREGAELAFTYVGERFKDRIVDFAKEFNTELIFDCDVGSDEQISALFKGLAKTWPQFDGFVHAIGFAPREAIAGDFLEGLSREGFKIAHDISAYSFPAMAKEALPMLRDKSSLLTLTYLGSLRNVPNYNTMGLAKASLEASVRYIAGSVGPKGIRANGISAGPIKTLAAAGIKGFGKILEAVEQTAPMRRNVTIDDVGNTAAFLLSDLANGITAEIIYVDNGFSQVVGGMEEV is encoded by the coding sequence ATGGGCTTTCTCTCCGGCAAAAAAATCCTGATTACCGGGCTTCTCTCTAACCGCTCTATTGCCTATGGTATTGCCAAGGCATGCCACCGCGAGGGTGCTGAACTGGCCTTTACCTACGTTGGTGAGCGCTTCAAAGACCGCATTGTCGATTTCGCCAAAGAATTCAATACCGAACTGATTTTTGACTGCGACGTTGGCAGTGATGAGCAGATTTCTGCCCTTTTTAAGGGTTTAGCTAAGACTTGGCCGCAGTTTGATGGCTTTGTCCATGCGATTGGGTTTGCACCACGCGAAGCCATTGCTGGAGACTTTTTAGAAGGTCTTTCTCGTGAAGGCTTCAAAATCGCTCATGACATCTCTGCTTACAGCTTCCCGGCGATGGCAAAAGAAGCTTTGCCCATGTTGCGCGATAAATCTTCCTTATTGACACTAACTTACCTCGGTAGCTTACGTAACGTTCCCAACTACAACACTATGGGACTTGCTAAGGCCTCACTTGAAGCTTCGGTACGCTACATCGCTGGCTCAGTTGGACCTAAAGGCATTCGCGCTAACGGAATCTCTGCTGGCCCGATTAAAACTTTGGCTGCTGCTGGCATTAAAGGCTTTGGCAAGATTTTGGAAGCAGTTGAGCAAACTGCCCCCATGCGTCGCAACGTCACAATTGATGATGTTGGCAATACCGCCGCCTTCCTATTGTCTGATTTAGCAAACGGTATTACTGCTGAAATCATTTATGTCGATAACGGCTTTAGCCAAGTGGTTGGCGGCATGGAAGAAGTTTGA
- a CDS encoding extracellular solute-binding protein, whose protein sequence is MSTLNPIRQIAHFLLLAMLVGLGVNVAQAAQGISQYGKPKYAEGFAHFDYVNPHAPRGGTLTLPNPGQRTSFDKFNPFTLRGVTAPGIELMFESLAEGSADEVSSIYGLLAEDIAVAQDHKSVTFRIRPEAKFSDGSPVLAADVKHSFDVLMSGKAHPRYRTTFADIKEAVVLSDRAVRFDFKNNNTELPILAGTLPIFSRNWGKNPDGTIIPFEKIAFEAPLGSGPYLIESFKAGKSIVYKRNPQYWADQLSKPLNVRVGFYNFDRVLYKLYSDDAVRLEAFKAGEFDAIVEYRAKIWAKGYVGSKFDNGTLLRKAFLNNNGAGMQGFAMNLRRPIFKDARVREALGYALDFEWLNRQIFYDQYSRINSYFQNSDLSANFDGPRKPTEAELKLLRPLKIKYPQWVPDAVFDPMPPAPSTKSPDSLRQNLKKARELLMHAGWQYRDGELRNEKGEPFRFEMVENGGFFLRVISAYVRNLEKLGVQVDIRTSDFALHQKRMDEFDFDMTTVRFPDSQNPGNELWDRFGSQAAKEKGSDNVIGIKSPVVDALIQEITKAQNREELRAATRALDRVLWNSYYVIPQWYNPTHRVAYRKEMRYPEPPLYYSAEPWIMQNWWKEDAK, encoded by the coding sequence ATGTCCACCCTAAACCCCATTCGCCAAATAGCCCATTTCTTGCTACTAGCCATGCTAGTGGGGCTTGGGGTCAATGTAGCGCAGGCAGCTCAAGGGATTTCCCAGTATGGCAAGCCTAAATATGCCGAAGGATTTGCTCATTTTGATTACGTGAATCCTCATGCCCCTAGGGGAGGTACCCTCACTTTACCCAACCCAGGGCAAAGAACCAGTTTTGATAAGTTCAATCCTTTTACTCTGCGGGGTGTAACGGCGCCCGGAATTGAGTTGATGTTTGAATCTTTGGCCGAGGGAAGTGCTGATGAGGTATCAAGCATTTATGGTTTGCTTGCTGAAGACATTGCTGTTGCTCAAGACCATAAGTCGGTAACGTTTCGCATTCGTCCTGAAGCAAAGTTTTCTGATGGTAGCCCAGTCTTAGCTGCAGATGTGAAACATAGCTTTGATGTATTAATGAGTGGTAAAGCGCATCCACGCTATAGAACTACCTTCGCAGATATCAAAGAAGCGGTTGTGTTATCCGATCGAGCAGTGCGTTTTGATTTCAAAAACAACAATACAGAATTACCTATTTTGGCGGGAACACTCCCTATCTTCTCTCGTAACTGGGGAAAGAATCCGGACGGTACGATCATTCCTTTTGAGAAGATTGCCTTTGAAGCACCATTGGGTAGCGGGCCTTACCTGATTGAATCCTTTAAAGCTGGTAAATCCATTGTCTATAAGCGAAACCCGCAATATTGGGCCGATCAATTAAGCAAGCCTTTAAATGTTCGCGTTGGTTTTTATAACTTTGATCGCGTGCTTTACAAACTCTATAGTGACGATGCTGTTCGTCTGGAGGCCTTCAAAGCGGGTGAGTTCGACGCCATCGTTGAATACCGCGCCAAGATTTGGGCTAAGGGCTATGTGGGTTCCAAGTTTGATAACGGTACCCTATTGAGGAAGGCATTCCTCAATAACAACGGGGCAGGGATGCAGGGTTTTGCAATGAACCTTCGTCGCCCAATCTTCAAGGATGCTCGAGTACGAGAAGCTTTGGGTTACGCCTTAGATTTTGAATGGCTCAATCGCCAAATTTTTTATGATCAATACAGTCGTATCAATAGCTACTTTCAGAATAGCGATTTGAGTGCGAATTTTGATGGACCGCGTAAGCCCACTGAAGCAGAACTAAAACTACTAAGACCATTAAAAATAAAATACCCACAATGGGTGCCTGACGCAGTATTTGATCCAATGCCCCCGGCCCCATCCACCAAGTCGCCAGATAGCCTACGTCAAAATTTAAAGAAAGCCCGCGAACTATTGATGCATGCTGGCTGGCAGTATCGCGATGGCGAATTGCGTAATGAAAAGGGCGAGCCATTTCGTTTTGAGATGGTGGAGAATGGCGGATTCTTTCTTAGGGTAATTTCGGCTTATGTGCGTAATTTAGAGAAGTTGGGAGTTCAGGTAGATATCCGAACTAGCGACTTCGCCCTTCATCAAAAGCGGATGGATGAATTTGATTTTGATATGACGACAGTTCGTTTCCCAGATTCGCAAAATCCTGGAAATGAACTATGGGATCGCTTTGGTAGTCAGGCTGCCAAAGAAAAAGGATCGGATAATGTTATTGGCATTAAGTCACCAGTAGTGGATGCCTTGATTCAGGAAATTACTAAAGCACAAAATCGCGAGGAGTTACGTGCCGCTACGAGAGCCTTAGATCGCGTACTCTGGAATAGTTATTACGTCATTCCACAGTGGTATAACCCAACGCACCGGGTTGCCTATCGCAAAGAGATGCGCTATCCAGAGCCTCCCTTGTACTACTCAGCGGAGCCTTGGATTATGCAGAACTGGTGGAAAGAGGATGCTAAATAA
- a CDS encoding microcin C ABC transporter permease YejB — translation MRAYIFKRLLLMIPTLLGVLTLTFAVVQFVPGGPVEQMVLELKGKGAGATGGSESSGAGATYRGRQGVDAQRLEEVKALYGFDKPPVERYFMMLGRFARFDLGQSYYQHESVWGLVVSKLPVSISIGLWTFFITYLVSIPLGIAKAVRDGSRFDAVTSSFILVGYAIPGFVLGVLLLVLFGGGSFLQIFPLRGLTSDNWSELSMMGKIMDYLWHLVLPITASVLGSFAVITMLTKNSFLEEIRKQYVLTARAKGLTEKQVLWKHVFRNALLPLVTGFPAAFIGAFFTGSLLIETLFSLDGLGLLSYESVMRRDYPVVFGTLYLFTLIGLFTKLISDLCYVYIDPRIQFGAGGGS, via the coding sequence ATGCGCGCCTATATCTTTAAACGCCTACTGTTAATGATCCCAACCTTATTGGGTGTACTGACCTTGACCTTTGCAGTCGTCCAATTTGTACCCGGCGGCCCAGTGGAGCAGATGGTCTTGGAATTAAAGGGCAAGGGTGCTGGAGCAACCGGTGGATCAGAGTCATCGGGTGCTGGAGCAACCTATCGCGGGCGTCAAGGTGTTGATGCACAACGCTTGGAAGAGGTTAAGGCGCTCTACGGATTTGATAAGCCACCAGTAGAGCGATATTTCATGATGCTGGGACGTTTTGCCAGATTCGATTTAGGTCAAAGCTATTACCAGCACGAAAGTGTCTGGGGCTTAGTAGTTTCTAAGCTGCCCGTATCGATCAGCATTGGTTTGTGGACCTTCTTTATTACATACCTGGTATCCATTCCTTTGGGTATTGCCAAAGCAGTGCGCGATGGCTCTCGCTTTGATGCAGTTACTAGCAGCTTCATCTTGGTCGGTTATGCCATTCCAGGATTTGTATTGGGAGTACTCCTCCTTGTCCTCTTTGGTGGCGGCAGTTTTTTGCAAATTTTTCCACTACGCGGACTGACTTCAGATAACTGGAGTGAGCTCAGCATGATGGGCAAGATAATGGACTATTTGTGGCATTTAGTTTTGCCGATCACCGCTTCTGTTTTAGGTAGCTTTGCAGTGATCACGATGCTGACGAAGAACTCCTTTTTAGAAGAGATCCGCAAACAGTATGTACTGACTGCGAGAGCTAAAGGACTCACCGAAAAACAAGTGCTGTGGAAGCATGTATTCCGCAATGCGCTCCTTCCCTTGGTGACTGGATTTCCAGCAGCATTTATTGGTGCTTTCTTTACAGGCTCGTTACTGATCGAAACCCTATTTTCTTTAGATGGACTGGGTTTACTTTCTTATGAGTCTGTCATGCGACGTGACTATCCAGTAGTTTTCGGAACACTTTATCTTTTTACGCTGATTGGCTTATTTACTAAGTTGATTTCGGATCTTTGTTACGTCTACATTGATCCGCGCATCCAGTTTGGTGCGGGAGGTGGCTCATGA
- a CDS encoding ABC transporter permease: protein MSRWHRFKNSRMGYASLWIFMILFGLSMGAELIANDKPWVVRYEGKFYFPIVKSQPERVFGGDFATPTDFLDPDIRHNITSNGNWAIYPPIPYSYETLNYFSKEPNPAPPSLDNWLGTDDRGRDVLSRLIYGFRLSILFGLALTIVGVSVGIITGSLMGFFGGKFDLVSQRLIEIWSAMPELYLLIIFASIFNPSIWLLIILLAAFGWMGLSDYVRAEFFRNRALEYVRAARALGLTNLQIMRRHILPNSLTPVITFLPFRMSAAILSLTSLDFLGLGVPPGTPSLGELLSQGKSNLDAWWISLSTFIVLVATLLLLTFMGEALRDAFDSRKSGPMSGGRS from the coding sequence ATGAGTCGCTGGCATCGATTTAAAAATAGTCGCATGGGTTATGCCAGCCTTTGGATTTTCATGATTCTATTTGGCCTTTCTATGGGCGCTGAGCTGATTGCGAATGACAAACCTTGGGTAGTGCGCTATGAAGGAAAATTTTATTTCCCGATTGTGAAGTCACAACCCGAAAGAGTGTTTGGTGGTGACTTTGCGACGCCAACCGATTTTTTAGATCCGGACATTCGTCATAACATTACGAGTAATGGTAATTGGGCAATTTACCCACCCATTCCTTATAGCTATGAGACGCTCAATTACTTCTCAAAAGAACCTAATCCCGCACCACCATCACTTGATAACTGGTTAGGCACTGATGATCGTGGGCGCGATGTCTTATCTCGTTTAATTTATGGCTTTCGTCTATCGATTTTGTTTGGCTTAGCGCTCACCATTGTCGGTGTCAGTGTGGGAATTATCACTGGCTCCTTAATGGGATTTTTTGGCGGAAAGTTTGATCTGGTTTCTCAGCGTTTGATTGAAATTTGGTCGGCGATGCCAGAGTTATATCTACTCATCATCTTTGCCTCCATTTTTAATCCAAGCATTTGGCTCTTGATTATTCTGCTGGCAGCATTTGGTTGGATGGGTTTATCTGACTACGTGCGTGCAGAGTTCTTCCGTAACCGCGCTCTGGAGTATGTTCGTGCAGCCCGAGCATTGGGATTGACCAATCTTCAAATCATGCGTCGTCATATCCTGCCAAATAGTTTGACGCCCGTTATTACCTTTCTTCCCTTCAGAATGAGTGCAGCGATCTTATCGCTTACCAGTTTAGATTTCCTGGGTTTGGGTGTGCCACCAGGAACGCCCAGTCTTGGTGAATTGCTCTCCCAAGGAAAAAGTAATTTGGATGCGTGGTGGATTTCACTATCAACCTTTATTGTTTTAGTAGCCACCTTACTCTTGCTTACTTTTATGGGCGAGGCACTACGCGATGCCTTTGATTCTCGTAAGTCAGGCCCGATGAGTGGGGGTCGCTCATGA